In a genomic window of beta proteobacterium MWH-UniP1:
- the murA gene encoding UDP-N-acetylglucosamine 1-carboxyvinyltransferase: MDRFKITGGSPLHGEVVISGAKNAALPILCASILSAEPLILANVPGLRDVNTMKKLLAQMGTRIDVVRSQADGQEQISLTSDAMTHLQAPYELVKTMRASVLVLGPMLARFGEALVSLPGGCAIGQRPVDQHIKGLAAMGAEIQIEHGYIKAQAKRLRGARIVTDMVTVTGTENLMMAATLAEGTTVIDNAAREPEVVDLANCLIKMGAHIEGAGTDRIVIHGVEQLHGANHAVMPDRIEAGTFLCAVAAAGGELMVHHARADILGATLDKLRETGVTMIESDAGIHIKSNGRPKAFNFRTAPFPGLATDMQAQLMAVATIAQGTSIITETIFENRFMHVQEMRRLGAQIEVDGHTAVVKGVAQLSGARVMATDLRASAGLVIAGLVAQGETEIDRIYHLDRGYDRMEEKLRAIGANVVRVSEPQS, translated from the coding sequence TGCCGAGCCGTTGATCTTGGCCAATGTGCCGGGCCTGCGGGATGTCAACACCATGAAAAAGCTGTTGGCACAAATGGGCACACGTATCGATGTGGTGCGCTCCCAGGCCGATGGCCAAGAGCAGATCAGTCTGACTTCAGATGCCATGACACATCTGCAGGCGCCTTACGAGCTAGTCAAAACCATGCGGGCCTCGGTCTTGGTCTTGGGGCCTATGTTGGCAAGGTTTGGGGAAGCCTTGGTCAGTCTTCCCGGTGGCTGTGCCATTGGTCAGCGGCCTGTGGATCAACACATCAAAGGCCTGGCGGCCATGGGTGCCGAGATTCAGATTGAACATGGCTACATCAAGGCCCAGGCCAAGCGGCTGCGTGGCGCACGCATCGTGACCGACATGGTTACGGTCACGGGCACAGAAAATCTGATGATGGCGGCCACCCTTGCTGAAGGTACGACGGTGATTGATAACGCAGCACGCGAACCCGAAGTCGTGGATTTGGCCAACTGCTTAATTAAGATGGGCGCCCACATTGAGGGCGCAGGCACGGATCGCATTGTGATTCATGGTGTCGAGCAGTTGCATGGTGCCAATCATGCGGTCATGCCCGATCGCATTGAGGCGGGAACATTTTTATGTGCGGTGGCCGCTGCCGGCGGTGAGCTGATGGTGCATCATGCCCGTGCGGATATTCTGGGCGCCACTCTGGATAAACTGCGTGAGACCGGCGTCACCATGATTGAGTCTGACGCGGGCATTCATATCAAATCGAACGGCCGGCCCAAGGCATTTAATTTTCGGACGGCGCCATTTCCTGGCCTGGCCACTGACATGCAGGCCCAGTTGATGGCGGTGGCCACCATTGCGCAGGGCACCTCCATCATTACGGAAACCATTTTTGAAAATCGTTTCATGCATGTCCAAGAGATGCGGCGGCTCGGTGCCCAGATCGAAGTCGATGGCCACACTGCTGTGGTGAAGGGTGTGGCGCAATTGTCGGGCGCCCGTGTGATGGCCACCGATCTGCGCGCGTCGGCAGGCCTGGTCATTGCTGGGTTGGTGGCCCAGGGGGAAACCGAGATCGACCGCATTTATCATCTTGATCGTGGCTACGACCGCATGGAAGAAAAACTCCGCGCTATTGGCGCCAACGTTGTTCGAGTGAGCGAACCCCAATCATGA